A single uncultured Methanolobus sp. DNA region contains:
- a CDS encoding type IV pilin N-terminal domain-containing protein, with amino-acid sequence MRHIKQRKTFLHDNAAASPVIGVMLMVVVTVILAAAVSSYAGGLVGVTKTAPAATFEVQIKKGVEIGGENISYMKIKEITGDSIDTSDLKIITTYVDDDSKYYMTEVYPNSENVDWVDGGTPSIVCVSPYWSNPAIGEFGTDGAVNFGNYTLKPGVVMLAESNEDDISGHDTGLEAVVSCWENVSSGDFITVTLVHTPSSKPIFESEIEVV; translated from the coding sequence ATGAGACATATAAAACAACGAAAAACATTTTTACATGATAATGCAGCGGCATCGCCTGTTATTGGTGTGATGTTAATGGTGGTGGTTACTGTAATCCTTGCAGCCGCTGTAAGTTCATATGCAGGAGGACTGGTAGGTGTTACAAAGACAGCACCAGCTGCAACATTTGAAGTACAGATAAAAAAAGGAGTGGAAATTGGTGGAGAGAACATCTCTTATATGAAGATAAAAGAGATCACCGGAGACTCTATTGACACAAGTGACCTTAAGATAATCACTACTTACGTTGATGACGATAGCAAGTACTACATGACAGAGGTCTATCCGAATTCGGAAAATGTAGATTGGGTAGATGGTGGAACTCCCAGTATAGTCTGTGTTTCTCCTTACTGGAGTAACCCGGCTATAGGCGAATTCGGAACTGATGGAGCTGTTAATTTTGGAAATTACACTCTCAAGCCAGGTGTGGTGATGCTTGCTGAATCTAACGAGGATGACATCTCAGGTCATGATACAGGTTTAGAAGCAGTAGTCTCATGCTGGGAAAACGTCAGTTCAGGTGATTTCATAACTGTCACTCTGGTTCATACTCCAAGCAGCAAACCGATATTTGAGTCTGAAATCGAGGTGGTATGA
- a CDS encoding PKD domain-containing protein: MKYIRSFSILTVVFFLLAMLAMPVMAAGEFSVSRTISDKEVCAGDTVRVTLVLTANQYIEAPAIQEELPSIQEDLPDGWVLTEVSDDGASYKEATTEWIWTGNMDEGDQKTVVYDLTVPEGTTAGVYNLSGAATAFEIDEIDTIGDYQITVVDVAADFTSNVTSGDAPLAVKFTDTSIAATSWQWDFDEDGVIDSTEANPEYTYTEAGVYTVALTVSDGESSDAETKTDYITVSLDAGFSANITSGSVPLTVKFTDTTNCAVSWEWDFDGDGDVDSTEQNPVHTYTSSGDYTVKLTAYGNGNSDSVTKGDYISVSSGSISTSIEADFTANATSGQAPLSVKFTDLSTASGTTITSWEWDFDNDGTVDSTEQNPVYIYTENGTYTVKLVISDGSDSDSFTSTGYITVGGEEDDDEYNACEATAVSLSATIIPAISIEVTPGALDFGTLSAGEVSAEHTLHIKNKGATDAKVTAQVTDVAKGLYEDGLMLNSGTWDGYSNVVESETTESVQTSLHVPDDFIGIGSMEGKLVFWAEMS; the protein is encoded by the coding sequence ATGAAATATATAAGAAGTTTTTCTATTCTTACCGTTGTATTCTTTTTGCTGGCCATGCTCGCAATGCCTGTTATGGCTGCAGGGGAATTTTCGGTTTCCAGGACCATATCAGATAAAGAGGTATGTGCCGGAGATACGGTAAGAGTTACACTTGTATTGACAGCTAATCAATATATTGAAGCTCCTGCAATTCAGGAAGAACTGCCATCGATCCAGGAGGATTTGCCAGATGGTTGGGTACTGACAGAAGTCTCTGATGATGGTGCCTCCTATAAAGAGGCAACAACTGAATGGATATGGACTGGTAATATGGATGAAGGCGATCAGAAGACTGTGGTCTACGATCTTACTGTTCCCGAAGGCACAACTGCAGGTGTTTACAATTTGTCAGGAGCTGCAACTGCATTTGAAATAGATGAGATTGACACAATTGGTGATTATCAGATCACAGTAGTTGATGTAGCTGCTGATTTCACTTCTAATGTCACATCCGGTGATGCACCTCTGGCAGTAAAATTTACAGATACTTCAATCGCTGCAACATCCTGGCAATGGGATTTTGATGAAGATGGAGTTATTGATTCTACTGAAGCGAATCCTGAATATACTTATACAGAGGCTGGTGTGTATACAGTAGCACTAACCGTATCAGATGGAGAAAGCAGTGATGCTGAAACTAAAACCGATTATATTACAGTTTCATTAGATGCTGGTTTTTCTGCAAACATCACTTCTGGCAGTGTACCTTTGACAGTAAAGTTCACAGATACCACTAACTGTGCGGTATCCTGGGAATGGGATTTTGATGGGGACGGGGATGTTGATTCCACTGAACAAAATCCGGTTCATACATATACCAGTTCAGGAGATTACACCGTCAAACTGACAGCTTATGGTAACGGTAATAGTGACTCTGTAACAAAAGGAGACTACATATCTGTAAGCAGTGGAAGCATTTCTACTTCAATAGAAGCAGATTTCACAGCTAACGCGACTTCAGGCCAGGCACCACTTTCTGTAAAATTTACTGATCTTTCCACAGCATCAGGAACTACCATCACTTCATGGGAATGGGACTTTGACAACGATGGAACAGTAGATTCTACAGAACAGAATCCTGTTTATATATATACTGAAAATGGGACTTACACAGTAAAGCTTGTTATATCAGATGGCAGTGATAGTGACTCCTTCACCAGCACAGGTTACATTACTGTTGGTGGAGAAGAAGATGATGACGAGTATAATGCCTGTGAAGCTACTGCAGTTTCCCTCAGTGCAACTATCATTCCTGCCATTTCCATAGAAGTAACTCCGGGAGCACTGGATTTCGGTACTCTGTCAGCAGGTGAGGTAAGTGCTGAACACACGCTTCACATCAAGAATAAAGGAGCTACTGATGCAAAAGTCACAGCACAGGTGACAGATGTTGCAAAAGGCCTGTATGAAGACGGACTTATGCTTAACTCAGGTACATGGGACGGATATTCAAATGTTGTTGAATCTGAAACAACCGAATCTGTACAGACTTCCCTGCACGTTCCTGATGATTTCATAGGTATCGGTTCTATGGAAGGTAAGCTTGTTTTCTGGGCTGAAATGAGTTAA
- a CDS encoding PQQ-binding-like beta-propeller repeat protein, with protein MVKNIVTNTVTKSVILLLLLIFTVTLSSAHDVTVSRTIEPTTVDIGESFNVSLEIVVTGTLGDENSSYAAVKDIYSSVDDVGNWVVSNVVADSPFNKIFLWNDNNHGMAEFGAGPVGLLITGTGTYHVNYTVTPSTSALGTFDIGGYYIDADYAPSGMKGTYAYTTGDSQITIEGIPEFTSTDWPQFQGNLYKNGVTSDRGPIQQPDETESWITYTYGVPGAYGIDTVSIVVDNLVYAATHGAVYAVDRNTGEIEWSSEIVTGVTAPLGAPAYGNGKIFVGAFGHIYAFDALNGTELWNDAIGTDNPDICQINTPITYDNGRIFFGEWLSYLDDGDECKYYCYDEDGNELWARSSSTGEGYYRAGAVVIKQYLVYPDDSMHITSVDKHEGTTVDEVDMAELLDIGALRKDIRASVMYDTDSGRIYTATEDGYCISIGFNSDGTFDRSDIHKFNLGVKSTTTPSLYNERLYVGTGDFSASGKLYCLNADDLTEIWSYTPNGGIQGSPVVSTAYDDGDGEVYIYFTTNILNGTVYCLKDYTDCTEPELQWTFQASSDQTEYTLPGVTIKDGRLFYGNDHGYLFGLAEWNFWDDPISDGGENMTTDELQEAIHIWLNDEPATVTGSTISTDRLQQLIHNWLEN; from the coding sequence ATGGTTAAAAATATTGTAACAAATACTGTCACTAAAAGTGTTATTTTACTTTTATTATTGATATTTACGGTAACATTATCTTCTGCACACGATGTAACAGTAAGCAGAACGATTGAACCTACCACGGTGGATATAGGGGAATCTTTTAATGTTAGCTTAGAAATTGTCGTAACTGGTACACTTGGTGATGAAAACTCATCCTATGCAGCAGTTAAAGATATTTACTCTTCTGTTGATGATGTTGGCAATTGGGTTGTCAGTAATGTAGTAGCTGACTCACCGTTCAATAAAATATTCTTGTGGAATGATAATAATCATGGAATGGCTGAATTTGGAGCAGGGCCTGTAGGTTTGTTAATAACTGGTACAGGTACATATCATGTGAATTATACAGTGACTCCTTCTACAAGTGCTTTAGGAACCTTCGATATAGGAGGTTATTATATAGATGCGGATTATGCTCCAAGTGGCATGAAGGGCACTTATGCTTATACAACAGGCGACTCACAAATAACAATCGAAGGAATACCTGAATTTACATCTACAGACTGGCCGCAGTTTCAGGGCAACCTTTATAAAAACGGTGTAACCTCAGACAGAGGTCCCATACAGCAACCAGATGAGACAGAATCATGGATAACTTATACTTATGGTGTACCGGGAGCTTACGGTATTGATACAGTGTCTATAGTAGTCGATAATTTAGTATATGCAGCTACTCATGGAGCAGTTTATGCAGTTGACAGGAACACTGGTGAAATAGAATGGAGTTCTGAGATAGTAACTGGGGTGACAGCACCATTAGGTGCACCTGCATATGGTAATGGTAAAATATTTGTAGGAGCTTTCGGTCACATTTATGCTTTTGATGCTTTAAATGGTACAGAACTCTGGAATGATGCAATTGGTACTGATAATCCAGATATCTGTCAGATCAATACTCCTATAACCTATGACAATGGTCGAATATTCTTTGGAGAATGGCTCTCCTATCTTGACGATGGGGATGAATGCAAGTATTATTGCTATGATGAGGACGGTAATGAACTCTGGGCACGTTCTTCATCTACAGGGGAAGGGTATTACCGGGCAGGCGCTGTAGTAATAAAGCAATATCTTGTTTACCCGGATGATTCAATGCATATAACTTCAGTTGACAAACACGAAGGAACAACTGTTGATGAAGTGGACATGGCGGAACTACTTGATATCGGTGCTCTTAGAAAGGACATAAGAGCATCAGTTATGTATGATACGGATTCTGGACGTATATATACAGCAACCGAAGATGGTTATTGTATTTCAATAGGTTTCAATTCAGATGGAACTTTTGATCGTTCAGACATACACAAATTCAATCTTGGTGTGAAAAGTACAACAACCCCTTCTTTGTATAATGAACGGCTTTATGTAGGAACCGGGGACTTTTCAGCAAGTGGTAAATTGTATTGTCTCAATGCAGATGACCTTACAGAAATCTGGAGCTATACACCAAATGGTGGTATACAGGGTTCTCCGGTTGTTTCAACAGCCTACGACGATGGCGATGGTGAAGTCTATATCTATTTTACCACTAACATCCTCAATGGAACAGTGTATTGTCTGAAAGACTATACTGATTGTACAGAACCCGAGTTGCAATGGACATTCCAGGCATCTTCCGACCAAACAGAATATACTCTTCCAGGAGTTACTATCAAAGATGGAAGGTTGTTTTATGGCAATGATCATGGGTATCTTTTCGGACTTGCAGAATGGAACTTCTGGGATGATCCAATTTCAGATGGTGGAGAAAACATGACTACCGATGAGTTGCAGGAGGCTATTCATATATGGCTTAATGATGAACCAGCAACAGTGACAGGTTCAACTATAAGTACAGACCGTCTACAGCAACTTATACATAACTGGCTGGAAAATTAA
- a CDS encoding type IV pilin N-terminal domain-containing protein, producing MMKNRCSIFSNTKAVSPVIGVMLMIVVTIILAAAVSSYANSMQSQEMAPQVTFTSEASVQDGYVILEHLGGDTLDIRDIRVEIESGYPSTSGYVDADKISFSSSSSYLNPGDEAKVNFTYTSPDDYITFDGNEILQKVEIGEPFRVTVIDTNSGQTIYSTKITLKP from the coding sequence ATGATGAAAAACCGCTGCAGTATTTTTTCGAATACAAAAGCTGTATCACCTGTAATTGGAGTGATGCTGATGATAGTTGTTACAATTATCCTTGCAGCTGCTGTCAGCTCTTATGCTAACAGCATGCAGTCTCAGGAAATGGCACCTCAGGTGACGTTCACATCTGAAGCCTCAGTTCAGGATGGATATGTTATTCTTGAGCACCTCGGTGGTGACACTCTGGATATAAGAGACATTAGGGTGGAAATTGAATCCGGTTATCCTTCTACTTCCGGTTATGTAGATGCAGATAAAATATCATTCTCCTCCAGCAGTAGTTATCTTAATCCCGGTGATGAGGCTAAAGTGAATTTTACATATACTTCCCCTGATGACTACATAACTTTTGATGGGAATGAAATACTCCAGAAAGTAGAGATTGGCGAGCCTTTCAGGGTAACAGTCATTGATACAAATTCCGGGCAGACTATCTATTCTACCAAAATTACACTGAAACCATGA
- a CDS encoding PQQ-binding-like beta-propeller repeat protein, whose amino-acid sequence MQKQVIILCILAFILIFVLPSNATLWQAYNSSTLEASISEASTNDVIYLNPGIYNESISLNIEGLSFIGAGADKVTFDLGGSNLVMSAEGCVLKGVSVVNSSRGVEVKASGCEISKCVFDGLTYSTGVYIKEDNIVFSNNVVSNCTGTYFAVYGLGDECTYSGNTFINNNCAGLSLYTNSDNNLVCNNVFQQNKYGIYIWSAGSGNEIYLNDFIENDQNIIATNPPSIEWNSPEVVAYTYEGKSRSSYLGNYWGEDSGSDVNDDGIIDSEYTIPSGAGTDSYPLASNFATYVDLSSESTDLMVDSIYPGSLVADQPNRIRVNVSNIGETDADAFKVVIYYGDESLGEEVISSLASGSSTQASFTLLPPEGDISLTAVVDVEDSVDETLESNNEMSATLSSETVEIDENWFQFHKDEQHTGYYPGDAPDDSTLLWVSDDINAVGSSSPVVAEGTVFVNCGDSVMSSSGDDESSVTGLDMYTGETIGTFGSGCTAWGSWASPCYYEGNIYCGRSDSVNGGDLIVNGKRYVGDYAGYRYHCTYEENGTAVWTKTVNGLAMGTPAYSDGMVYLTCCKFELSGDVYCVDAETGDEIWHISTPSGHDTSGTASVYNDILYFTTYNWAGTGDIYAVDKYDGTVLWRKTIHRTDSCPAVAYGNVYVCGGCPAYSKLQTYCFDAVTGDELWNITASYNGIGAWTCSPVVADGKCYVGKADSTMYSYSAIYALDAYTGDTVWTSSGGGASPAISEGILYTVGNDGKVYAYGSLSGPYAEFTSNISSGTVPLTVSFTDQSGTNITGWQWDFDSDGVIDSTEQNPVHVYGSAGEYTVSLKVTNDEGTDTEVKVSYIEVTEESDDDWNIWDDPDSENGVAITTDELQDAIHCWLNDVPITESGDMLTTDRLQKVIHEWIES is encoded by the coding sequence ATGCAGAAACAAGTCATCATATTGTGTATTTTAGCATTTATTTTAATATTTGTTCTTCCTTCAAATGCAACTTTATGGCAGGCATACAACTCTTCCACTCTTGAAGCTTCAATATCTGAAGCAAGTACCAATGATGTGATCTATCTTAACCCGGGTATATACAATGAGTCTATTAGCCTGAATATAGAAGGTTTATCTTTTATTGGAGCAGGCGCTGATAAAGTCACATTCGATCTCGGTGGCTCAAACTTAGTAATGAGTGCTGAAGGTTGTGTCCTTAAAGGAGTATCTGTTGTCAATAGTTCCAGAGGAGTAGAGGTAAAAGCATCAGGTTGTGAGATCAGCAAATGTGTATTTGACGGACTTACTTATAGTACTGGTGTCTATATCAAAGAAGATAATATTGTCTTTAGCAACAATGTTGTTTCCAATTGTACAGGGACTTATTTTGCAGTTTATGGATTGGGTGATGAGTGCACATATAGTGGAAATACTTTTATTAACAACAATTGTGCCGGCCTTTCTCTCTATACGAACAGCGATAATAATTTAGTATGCAACAATGTTTTCCAACAGAACAAATATGGGATATATATATGGAGTGCAGGTAGCGGTAATGAGATCTATCTTAATGATTTCATCGAAAATGATCAAAACATTATAGCTACTAATCCTCCTTCCATAGAATGGAACTCTCCTGAAGTTGTGGCTTATACCTACGAAGGCAAATCCAGGTCCAGCTATCTTGGTAATTACTGGGGCGAAGACAGCGGATCAGATGTAAACGATGATGGCATAATTGACAGTGAATACACCATTCCTTCCGGAGCAGGAACTGATTCATATCCGCTGGCAAGCAATTTTGCGACTTATGTTGACCTGTCCTCAGAATCTACTGATCTTATGGTGGATTCCATATATCCGGGCTCACTGGTGGCAGATCAGCCAAACCGGATAAGAGTAAATGTTTCAAACATCGGTGAAACAGATGCCGATGCCTTTAAAGTGGTTATATATTACGGAGATGAATCTCTTGGAGAAGAAGTAATATCCTCTCTTGCTTCAGGTAGTAGTACTCAGGCTTCTTTCACACTGCTGCCTCCTGAAGGAGATATCAGTTTGACAGCTGTTGTCGATGTTGAAGACAGTGTAGATGAAACACTGGAATCGAACAATGAAATGTCAGCAACGCTTTCCTCTGAAACTGTTGAAATTGATGAGAACTGGTTCCAGTTCCATAAAGATGAGCAGCATACAGGTTACTATCCGGGTGATGCTCCGGATGATTCAACTCTTCTGTGGGTAAGTGATGACATCAATGCTGTTGGAAGTTCTTCTCCCGTAGTTGCAGAAGGCACAGTTTTTGTGAACTGTGGTGATTCTGTCATGTCATCTTCTGGAGATGATGAATCTTCTGTAACAGGTCTTGATATGTATACAGGAGAGACAATAGGCACATTTGGAAGTGGATGTACGGCATGGGGTTCATGGGCATCTCCATGTTACTATGAAGGAAATATCTATTGTGGGAGGTCGGATTCCGTAAACGGTGGGGATCTGATCGTGAACGGCAAAAGATATGTGGGCGATTATGCAGGTTATCGTTATCATTGCACTTACGAAGAAAACGGTACAGCCGTCTGGACAAAAACCGTAAACGGTCTTGCAATGGGCACCCCGGCTTACTCAGATGGTATGGTCTATCTTACATGTTGTAAATTTGAATTGTCAGGTGATGTATATTGTGTAGATGCTGAAACAGGAGACGAGATATGGCACATCAGCACTCCTTCAGGACATGATACATCAGGAACTGCAAGTGTTTACAATGATATCCTGTATTTTACAACTTACAACTGGGCTGGCACCGGGGATATTTACGCCGTCGATAAGTATGATGGAACTGTCCTCTGGAGAAAGACCATACACAGGACAGACTCATGTCCTGCTGTGGCATATGGTAATGTCTATGTTTGTGGTGGTTGTCCTGCCTATAGTAAACTGCAAACATATTGTTTTGATGCTGTAACAGGTGATGAACTCTGGAATATAACTGCAAGTTATAACGGAATAGGCGCCTGGACCTGTTCTCCTGTGGTTGCAGATGGGAAATGCTATGTTGGGAAGGCAGATTCTACCATGTACAGCTATAGCGCAATTTATGCTTTAGATGCATACACTGGAGATACTGTTTGGACTTCTTCTGGTGGAGGTGCAAGTCCTGCAATTTCCGAAGGTATCCTTTACACTGTTGGAAACGATGGTAAAGTGTATGCTTACGGTTCTCTGTCTGGTCCGTATGCTGAATTTACAAGTAATATTTCTTCAGGAACTGTTCCTCTGACAGTTTCTTTTACGGACCAGTCCGGAACAAATATTACCGGATGGCAGTGGGATTTCGACAGCGATGGAGTTATAGATTCCACTGAACAGAATCCTGTTCATGTGTATGGATCTGCCGGGGAATATACTGTTTCTCTAAAAGTAACGAACGATGAAGGAACTGATACTGAGGTAAAAGTTTCCTATATCGAAGTTACTGAAGAAAGTGATGATGATTGGAACATCTGGGACGACCCGGATTCAGAAAATGGTGTTGCAATAACTACTGATGAACTTCAGGATGCTATTCACTGTTGGTTAAATGATGTTCCAATTACAGAATCCGGAGACATGTTAACAACTGATCGATTACAAAAAGTAATTCATGAATGGATAGAAAGTTAA
- a CDS encoding NosD domain-containing protein: MRHKFMKKGFLLAIALTLLMLSAVTASAIQNIAVERTISPTTVAPGESFDVSLKIDFTGTVEGDNSTMGVVKDVYTSVDDWENWFFSNVDAQTPFSRVADPNSADGMLECGTGAIGLAASSEGTYYVNYTVTTSADTAQGTYSISGYYVDPVYTMSGEAGGYAYATGDSEITIESGTVYLYPSMTFDEIQAAFDDAVDGSTIYFTDGYYDISVSSDQGYGYGIGYGICLYEDKSLTLTASSAENVTVYSGVNVSMNFIGAEYDDNTWEYTFPAELGSMVIENITFEASGDVGNTFGHIIIGYYDLTVRNCVFENCGITTSNPRTEFVDNSVFCDLPSSDECDLVQIDSYIDEGVISGNTFEGTTVYIGNNCMYWNAYPESGYDDTSEFSITDNIFMNTSQGPAITLYDDMVDSEFTDNIVSNNAVGIELDDGGDNCVITGNTFESNDAAFSLEDVGSGCMIYLNNFIDNTELNGASSTPSVQWVSDSALDYTYKGNSLSSILGNYYSDYAGNDSSVPEDGIGDTALVHSTGTDSYPLMGEWSGDSITSDITVLYQGTVELGPDMTCTFVPYNNAGTEYDIAPLSAMAALMSTGLDIEVSDANYADHDSFSLDNIMDIEAPTETCYWAFYVNGGYTSYGIGHATDDVVTDGDVVSFILTDYMSNEEYYMISITVDVTDRDDFLYYGAVDLVDGSVYQLVPYNNPSASYEIPSLSALGALIGTGFAADLSDANYADYSSFTLDTIGDIEAPTETCYWAFYVNGGYTSYGVGHVTDDVVVDGDVVSFILTDWNSYDEYDAVYIHVNEVTSYPVDAVRTIANQNFYEELLQEFNITSTKVTINLTATTTLDSLALEETVPEGWTITPSINDGAVFKENLTDPTRVEWVWTDEMAVGDMKSITYILQLDDEAAAANYYLEGTCSAFVSGMDVNDIPVTGEELVVVSSTDWNPWNDIDSADGKYITTAELQAAINCWLNDLPAPTTGADITTNRLQLLVHYWVQDRECPEGADA, from the coding sequence ATGAGACATAAATTTATGAAAAAAGGATTTTTGTTAGCCATTGCTCTGACACTGCTAATGTTGTCAGCGGTCACTGCATCGGCTATACAGAACATTGCCGTAGAAAGAACGATCAGTCCGACGACTGTAGCTCCTGGTGAATCATTTGATGTTAGTCTGAAGATTGATTTTACAGGTACAGTTGAAGGCGATAACTCGACCATGGGGGTTGTAAAAGACGTTTATACATCTGTAGATGACTGGGAAAACTGGTTTTTCAGCAATGTTGATGCACAGACTCCATTTAGCAGGGTAGCTGATCCTAATTCTGCTGACGGTATGCTTGAATGTGGTACAGGTGCAATAGGTCTGGCAGCAAGTTCTGAAGGAACCTATTATGTCAATTACACTGTGACAACCTCAGCAGATACTGCTCAGGGTACCTATTCAATCAGCGGTTATTATGTTGACCCGGTATATACAATGTCCGGAGAGGCCGGAGGATATGCTTACGCAACAGGCGATTCAGAAATAACAATTGAGTCCGGTACTGTGTATCTTTATCCTTCTATGACCTTTGATGAAATACAGGCTGCTTTTGATGATGCTGTTGATGGCTCAACAATATATTTCACTGATGGATATTATGATATCAGTGTATCAAGTGACCAAGGCTATGGATATGGTATTGGATATGGAATCTGTTTATATGAGGATAAAAGCTTAACACTTACAGCTTCAAGTGCTGAGAATGTAACTGTATACAGTGGTGTAAACGTATCAATGAATTTTATTGGTGCAGAGTACGACGATAATACTTGGGAGTATACCTTCCCTGCTGAACTTGGCAGCATGGTAATTGAAAACATTACTTTTGAAGCCAGTGGTGATGTTGGAAATACGTTCGGACATATAATTATAGGATATTATGATCTCACAGTAAGGAATTGTGTATTTGAAAATTGTGGAATTACAACTTCAAACCCAAGGACCGAATTTGTTGATAACAGTGTATTCTGTGATCTTCCTTCTTCCGACGAGTGTGACCTGGTACAAATCGATTCCTATATAGACGAAGGTGTAATTTCAGGAAATACATTTGAAGGAACAACTGTGTATATCGGTAACAATTGTATGTATTGGAATGCCTATCCTGAAAGTGGTTATGATGATACCTCTGAGTTTTCAATCACCGATAACATCTTTATGAATACATCCCAGGGTCCTGCAATCACACTCTATGACGATATGGTTGATTCAGAGTTTACAGACAACATTGTATCAAACAATGCTGTTGGTATTGAACTTGATGATGGTGGAGATAACTGTGTAATTACAGGTAACACATTTGAGTCAAATGATGCTGCATTCAGTCTTGAGGATGTAGGCAGCGGTTGTATGATCTATCTCAATAACTTCATAGATAACACAGAACTAAATGGTGCAAGTTCTACCCCAAGTGTCCAGTGGGTAAGCGATTCTGCACTCGACTACACTTACAAGGGTAACTCACTTAGCAGCATACTTGGTAACTACTACAGTGACTACGCTGGAAATGATTCCTCTGTTCCTGAAGATGGTATCGGTGACACAGCATTAGTTCACAGCACAGGTACTGACTCTTATCCATTGATGGGTGAATGGAGCGGTGACAGCATTACATCCGATATTACTGTACTGTACCAGGGAACAGTTGAACTCGGTCCTGATATGACCTGCACATTCGTTCCATATAACAACGCAGGTACAGAGTACGACATTGCACCACTTTCAGCAATGGCAGCACTTATGTCAACAGGACTTGATATTGAGGTAAGTGATGCAAACTATGCAGACCATGATTCATTCTCATTGGACAACATTATGGACATCGAAGCACCAACTGAAACCTGTTACTGGGCTTTCTATGTAAATGGTGGCTATACCTCATATGGTATTGGACATGCAACAGATGACGTTGTTACAGACGGCGATGTAGTAAGTTTCATCCTTACAGACTACATGTCAAATGAAGAATATTATATGATCTCAATAACAGTCGATGTAACTGACAGGGACGACTTCCTTTACTACGGCGCTGTTGATCTTGTAGATGGTTCAGTCTATCAGCTTGTACCATACAATAATCCATCTGCTTCATATGAGATTCCATCACTGAGTGCATTGGGTGCACTTATAGGAACAGGCTTTGCTGCAGATTTAAGTGATGCAAACTATGCAGACTACAGTTCCTTCACACTTGATACCATTGGTGACATTGAAGCACCAACCGAAACCTGTTACTGGGCTTTCTATGTTAACGGTGGCTATACATCCTATGGTGTCGGACATGTTACAGATGACGTTGTTGTAGATGGCGATGTAGTGAGCTTTATCCTTACAGACTGGAACTCATATGATGAATATGATGCAGTTTACATCCATGTAAATGAAGTAACTTCCTATCCTGTAGATGCTGTAAGGACCATTGCAAACCAGAATTTCTATGAGGAACTGCTTCAGGAGTTTAACATCACTTCTACCAAAGTGACTATAAACCTGACAGCAACAACAACTCTGGATTCACTTGCTCTTGAAGAGACAGTTCCAGAAGGCTGGACCATTACTCCTTCTATAAACGATGGTGCAGTTTTCAAGGAAAACCTTACCGATCCAACTCGTGTAGAATGGGTCTGGACTGATGAGATGGCTGTAGGTGATATGAAATCAATTACCTATATACTGCAACTCGACGATGAGGCAGCAGCAGCTAACTATTATCTGGAAGGAACCTGTTCAGCATTTGTATCCGGCATGGATGTAAATGATATACCAGTTACTGGTGAAGAACTTGTAGTTGTATCCTCAACTGACTGGAACCCATGGAATGACATTGATTCTGCTGATGGCAAATACATAACCACCGCAGAACTTCAGGCAGCTATCAACTGCTGGCTGAACGATCTTCCAGCTCCAACAACAGGTGCAGATATAACAACCAACAGGCTGCAGCTTCTTGTACACTACTGGGTACAGGACAGAGAATGTCCGGAGGGCGCTGACGCATAA